In Ciconia boyciana chromosome 3, ASM3463844v1, whole genome shotgun sequence, a genomic segment contains:
- the PNOC gene encoding prepronociceptin — protein sequence MRAVLWDLLLLCLFARARGDCRGDCLRCDRHLYRDSFDVLVCILECEGEAVPRATWELCAAAAGRAAPRPRDLQDANDPWHDVAAAPAVPVSPLQVSELLRRREAEDEGVEPVPGAFPQPPEDISRRLGGFPRGTRGSWPAPTAKGVQKRYGGFIGVRKSARKWNNQKRFSEFLKQYLGMSPRSSEYDIAGGISEHNEI from the exons ATGAGGGCTGTGCTctgggacctgctgctgctctgcctcttcGCCCGGGCACGGGGCGACTGCCGGGGGGACTGCCTGCGCTGCGACCGCCACCTCTACCGGGACAGCTTCGATGTCCTT GTCTGCATCCTGGAGTGCGAAGGCGAAGCCGTGCCGCGGGCCACCTGGGAGCTgtgcgctgccgccgccggccgagccgccccacggccccgcgACCTCCAGGATGCCAACGATCCCTGGCACGACGTGGCGGCAGCGCCAGCGGTGCCGGTGAGCCCGCTGCAGGTAAGCGAGCTGCTGCGGCGACGGGAAGCTGAAGACGAAGGCGTCGAACCGGTGCCGGGTGCCTTCCCGCAGCCACCCGAGGACATTTCCCGACGACTTGGCGGTTTCCCACGGGGGACGCGCGGCTCGTGGCCGGCGCCAACGGCCAAGGGGGTGCAGAAGCGGTACGGGGGCTTCATCGGGGTCCGCAAGTCGGCGAGGAAGTGGAACAACCAGAAGAGGTTTAGCGAGTTCCTGAAGCAGTACCTGGGCATGTCGCCCCGCTCCAGTGAGTACGACATTGCCGGCGGCATCAGCGAGCACAACGAGATCTAA